A part of Kitasatospora acidiphila genomic DNA contains:
- a CDS encoding NHL domain-containing thioredoxin family protein, producing the protein MASRARVRAPELIGKGGWLNTGGKDLTLADLRGKIVIADFWTFCCINCLHVLDELRELEEKHRDTVVIVGVHSPKFVHEADHQAVVDAVARYEVAHPVLDDPELATWKQYAVRAWPTLVVIDPEGYVVAQHAGEGHAHAIERLVEELEEEHAAKGTLRRGDGPYVPPEPVAGALKFPGKAVRLPGGGFLVADAGHHSLVELAEDGETVVRRIGDGERGLVDGVSPRFSEPQGLALVSEGLGLGYDVVVADTVNHALRGVRLADGSVTTLAGTGRQWWQGSPTSGPATEVDLSSPWDVAFFDDRVWIAMAGVHQLWAFDPAAGTVAVAAGTTNEGLVDGPVAEAWFAQPSGLAVSPDGSTLWVADSETSAVRYVSRETKQVHSVVGTGLFDFGHRDGAAEQALLQHPLGVTVLPDGSVAIADTYNHALRRYNPATGEVSTLATDLREPSGAVLVGEDIVVVESARHRLTRLRLPEEAVQVESVAHRTQRAATEVAPGALRLDVVFTAPTGQKLDERYGPSTRLLVSATPPELLVSGAGADSALSRELVLSAEVTEGVLHVSAMAASCDDDPEIEYPACHVHQQDWGVPVKLVAGGATRLPLVLAGME; encoded by the coding sequence ATGGCCTCTCGTGCACGTGTCCGCGCCCCCGAACTGATCGGCAAGGGCGGTTGGCTCAATACCGGCGGCAAGGATCTGACCCTGGCGGATCTCCGGGGCAAGATCGTCATCGCTGATTTCTGGACCTTTTGCTGCATCAACTGTCTGCACGTCCTGGACGAGCTGCGTGAGTTGGAGGAGAAGCACCGCGACACGGTGGTGATCGTCGGGGTGCACTCGCCGAAGTTCGTGCATGAGGCGGACCACCAGGCCGTGGTGGACGCGGTGGCGCGGTACGAGGTGGCGCATCCGGTGTTGGACGATCCGGAGTTGGCGACCTGGAAGCAGTACGCGGTGCGGGCGTGGCCGACGCTGGTGGTGATCGATCCCGAGGGGTACGTGGTCGCGCAGCACGCCGGGGAGGGGCATGCGCACGCGATCGAGCGGCTGGTCGAGGAGCTGGAGGAGGAGCACGCGGCGAAGGGGACGCTGCGGCGCGGCGACGGGCCCTATGTGCCGCCGGAGCCGGTGGCGGGGGCGCTGAAGTTCCCCGGCAAGGCGGTGCGGCTGCCCGGTGGGGGCTTCCTGGTGGCCGACGCGGGGCACCACTCGCTGGTCGAGCTGGCCGAGGACGGCGAGACCGTGGTGCGCCGGATCGGCGACGGCGAGCGCGGCCTGGTCGACGGCGTCTCGCCCCGGTTCAGTGAGCCGCAGGGCCTGGCGCTGGTGTCGGAGGGCCTGGGGCTGGGCTATGACGTGGTGGTCGCCGACACGGTGAACCACGCGCTGCGCGGGGTCCGGCTGGCCGACGGCTCGGTGACCACGCTGGCGGGCACCGGGCGGCAGTGGTGGCAGGGCTCGCCGACCAGTGGCCCGGCGACCGAGGTGGACCTCTCCTCGCCGTGGGACGTCGCCTTCTTCGACGACCGGGTGTGGATCGCGATGGCCGGGGTGCACCAGCTGTGGGCGTTCGACCCGGCCGCCGGCACGGTCGCCGTCGCGGCCGGCACCACCAACGAGGGCCTGGTGGACGGTCCGGTGGCGGAGGCCTGGTTCGCCCAGCCCTCCGGCCTGGCGGTCTCCCCGGACGGCTCCACGCTCTGGGTGGCGGACAGCGAGACCTCGGCGGTCCGCTACGTTTCACGTGAAACCAAGCAGGTGCACAGCGTGGTCGGCACCGGCCTGTTCGACTTCGGCCACCGGGACGGCGCGGCCGAGCAGGCGCTGCTGCAGCACCCGCTGGGCGTCACCGTGCTGCCCGACGGCTCGGTGGCGATCGCCGACACCTACAACCACGCGCTGCGCCGCTACAACCCGGCGACCGGCGAGGTCAGCACCCTCGCCACCGACCTGCGCGAGCCGTCCGGCGCGGTGCTGGTCGGCGAGGACATCGTGGTGGTGGAATCGGCCCGGCACCGGCTGACCCGGCTGCGGCTGCCCGAGGAGGCGGTGCAGGTGGAGTCGGTGGCGCACCGGACCCAGCGCGCCGCCACCGAGGTGGCCCCCGGCGCGCTCCGGCTCGACGTGGTGTTCACCGCGCCGACCGGCCAGAAGCTGGACGAGCGCTACGGCCCGTCGACCCGGCTGCTGGTCAGCGCCACCCCGCCGGAGCTGCTGGTCTCGGGCGCGGGTGCGGACAGCGCGCTCTCCCGCGAGCTGGTGCTCTCCGCCGAGGTGACGGAGGGCGTGCTGCACGTCTCCGCGATGGCTGCCTCCTGCGACGACGACCCGGAGATCGAGTACCCGGCCTGCCACGTGCACCAGCAGGACTGGGGTGTGCCGGTGAAGCTGGTCGCGGGCGGTGCCACCCGGCTGCCGCTGGTGCTGGCCGGCATGGAGTAG
- a CDS encoding M18 family aminopeptidase, whose product MSTADRSVFFNRTHTDDLIAYLAAAPSPYHAVAGAAERLEKAGFRQIAEADAWDGAVGGRYVIRGGALIAWYVPRSAGPATPFRIVGSHTDSPNLRVKPVPDTGSVGWRQVAVEIYGGVPLNTWLDRDLGISGRLVLRDGSTRLVQLDEPLLRVPQLAIHLDRQVNDGLKLDRQRHLTPIWGLGSVDEGSLLRYVAERAGLDADQVLGWDLMTHDVQPPSYLGRDRELLAGPRLDNLLSVHASAAALAAVATADGADELPYIPVMAAFDHEETGSESDTGAQGPLLGRVLERSVSSRGGNEEDRARALAGTVCLSSDMGHAVHPNYPEKHEPGHQPAPNGGPILKVNVNNRYATDGVGRAVFAAACERAGVPWQTFVSNNTVPCGTTIGPITAARLGITTVDCGIAALSMHSARELCGADDAFLLASAIKAFLEG is encoded by the coding sequence ATGTCGACCGCCGACCGCTCGGTCTTCTTCAACCGGACTCATACCGACGACTTGATCGCGTATCTGGCCGCCGCCCCGTCGCCGTACCACGCCGTGGCGGGTGCCGCCGAGCGGCTGGAGAAGGCGGGCTTCCGGCAGATCGCCGAGGCCGACGCGTGGGACGGCGCGGTCGGCGGCCGGTACGTCATCCGGGGCGGCGCGCTGATCGCCTGGTACGTGCCGCGCAGCGCCGGGCCGGCCACGCCGTTCCGGATCGTCGGCAGCCACACCGACTCCCCGAACCTGCGGGTCAAGCCGGTGCCGGACACCGGGTCGGTCGGCTGGCGGCAGGTGGCCGTGGAGATCTACGGCGGTGTGCCGCTGAACACCTGGCTGGACCGGGACCTGGGGATCTCCGGGCGCCTGGTACTGCGTGACGGGTCGACGCGGCTGGTGCAGCTGGACGAGCCGCTGCTGCGGGTGCCGCAGCTGGCGATCCACCTGGACCGGCAGGTGAACGACGGGCTGAAGCTGGACCGGCAGCGCCACCTCACGCCGATCTGGGGCCTGGGCTCGGTCGACGAGGGATCCCTGCTGCGCTACGTCGCGGAGCGCGCCGGGCTGGACGCGGACCAGGTGCTCGGCTGGGACCTGATGACCCATGACGTCCAGCCGCCGTCGTACCTCGGCCGGGACCGCGAGCTGCTGGCCGGCCCGCGCCTGGACAACCTGCTCTCGGTGCACGCCTCGGCCGCCGCGCTGGCCGCCGTGGCCACCGCCGACGGCGCCGACGAGCTGCCCTACATCCCGGTGATGGCCGCCTTCGACCACGAGGAGACCGGCAGCGAGTCGGACACCGGCGCCCAGGGCCCGCTGCTCGGCCGGGTGCTGGAGCGCAGCGTGTCCAGCCGCGGCGGCAACGAGGAGGACCGGGCCCGGGCGCTGGCCGGCACCGTCTGCCTCTCCTCCGACATGGGGCACGCGGTGCACCCCAACTACCCCGAGAAGCACGAGCCCGGCCACCAGCCGGCGCCCAACGGCGGCCCGATCCTCAAGGTCAACGTCAACAACCGCTACGCCACCGACGGGGTCGGCCGGGCCGTCTTCGCGGCCGCCTGCGAGCGGGCCGGAGTGCCCTGGCAGACCTTCGTCTCCAACAACACGGTGCCCTGCGGCACCACCATCGGCCCGATCACCGCGGCCCGGCTCGGCATCACCACGGTGGACTGCGGCATCGCCGCGCTCTCCATGCACTCGGCCCGCGAGCTGTGCGGCGCCGACGACGCGTTCCTGCTGGCCTCGGCGATCAAGGCCTTCCTGGAGGGCTGA
- a CDS encoding ABC transporter permease, with product MQHHCTHGIDSRKDLSFNDLPRSSEPLVSGPSGDGNPGQGLTVLATTPGAVRAMAPRLTAGVALDPYMERTHQPVALLSAAAAGRLGVTRLDAQPAVFIDGLPYTVVGIFDQVQREPGALLGVLIPSSTALDRFGDPGTTPDQAAQALVATRVGAAPVVARQLAVALRPDRPKAFAVTAPPDPHSLRDHVTTDLSGLFLALAGICLLVGTVGIANTTLVAVLERTEEIGLRRALGARTRHVAAQFLAESTALGTLGGLIGTSLGVLTVLAVAAARDWTAVLSPATTLPAPLIGSLVGLLAGLYPSLRAARIDPLKALRTG from the coding sequence ATGCAGCATCACTGTACGCACGGGATCGATTCCCGGAAGGATCTTTCATTCAACGATCTTCCGCGGAGCTCCGAGCCACTGGTCAGCGGCCCGAGCGGGGACGGCAACCCGGGCCAGGGCCTGACCGTGCTCGCGACCACCCCGGGGGCCGTGCGGGCGATGGCTCCCCGGCTGACCGCCGGCGTCGCCCTGGACCCGTACATGGAGCGCACCCACCAGCCGGTCGCGCTGCTGAGCGCGGCGGCGGCCGGCCGACTGGGGGTCACCCGGCTGGACGCGCAGCCGGCGGTGTTCATCGACGGGCTGCCGTACACGGTGGTCGGGATCTTCGACCAGGTGCAGCGCGAGCCGGGGGCCCTGCTGGGCGTGCTGATCCCGAGCAGCACCGCGCTGGACCGGTTCGGCGACCCCGGCACCACGCCCGACCAGGCCGCCCAGGCCCTGGTCGCCACCCGGGTGGGCGCGGCCCCGGTGGTCGCCCGGCAGCTGGCGGTGGCGCTGCGCCCCGACCGTCCGAAGGCGTTCGCCGTGACCGCCCCGCCCGACCCGCACAGCCTGCGCGACCACGTCACCACCGACCTGAGCGGGCTCTTCCTGGCGCTGGCCGGGATCTGCCTGCTGGTCGGCACGGTCGGGATCGCCAACACCACGCTGGTGGCGGTGCTGGAACGGACCGAGGAGATCGGGCTGCGCCGGGCACTGGGGGCCAGGACCAGGCATGTGGCCGCCCAGTTCCTCGCCGAGTCGACTGCGCTCGGCACCCTCGGCGGGCTGATCGGGACCAGTCTGGGCGTGCTGACCGTGCTGGCCGTGGCCGCCGCCCGGGACTGGACGGCGGTGCTCTCCCCCGCCACCACCCTGCCCGCACCGCTCATCGGCTCGCTGGTGGGCCTGCTGGCCGGCCTCTATCCGTCGCTGCGTGCGGCGCGGATCGACCCGCTGAAGGCGCTGCGCACGGGCTGA
- a CDS encoding acyl-CoA dehydrogenase, with product MGHYKSNLRDVEFNLFEVLGRDQVYGTGPFADMDVDTAKNILSEISRLAENDLAASFEDADRNPPVFDPETNTAPIPASFKKSYQTFMDAEWWRLGIPESIGGQVTPNSLIWAFAEQILGSNPAIWMYSSGPAFAGVIADEGTEEQLKVAQRMTDRLWGSTMVLTEPDAGSDVGAGRTKAIKQEDGSWHIEGVKRFITSGEHDMAENIIHLVLARPEGGKPGTKGLGLYIVPKFDFDWETGELGERNGVYATNVEHKMGLKASNTCEMTFGAKHPAKGWLVGEKIDGIRQMFKIIEFARMMVGTKAIATLSTGYLNALDYAKQRVQGADIANFLDKTAPRVTITHHPDVRRSLLTQKAYAEGMRALVLYTASVQDDMAAARLRGEKDEAAERLNDLLLPIVKGYGSEKSYEQLAQSLQTFGGSGYLQEYPIEQYIRDAKIDTLYEGTTAIQGQDYFFRKIVKDGGQALTAVSEQIQKFLAAGEGGEALAAEREFLAKAAGDLEAIVGKLLADLSSVEQDVKNMYKVGLNTTRLLMVSGDVVVGWLLLRQAVVALAKIEAGATGKDLAFYQGKVAGARFFARNILPTVASQRLIAEGIDLDVMELAEDAF from the coding sequence ATGGGTCACTACAAGTCCAACCTGCGGGACGTGGAGTTCAACCTCTTCGAGGTGCTCGGCCGCGACCAGGTGTACGGCACCGGTCCGTTCGCCGACATGGACGTCGACACCGCGAAGAACATCCTCAGCGAGATCTCCCGGCTGGCCGAGAACGACCTCGCCGCCTCCTTCGAGGACGCCGACCGCAACCCGCCGGTCTTCGACCCGGAGACCAACACCGCGCCGATCCCGGCCAGCTTCAAGAAGAGCTACCAGACCTTCATGGACGCCGAGTGGTGGCGCCTGGGCATCCCGGAGTCGATCGGCGGCCAGGTCACCCCGAACTCGCTGATCTGGGCCTTCGCCGAGCAGATCCTGGGCTCCAACCCGGCCATCTGGATGTACTCCTCCGGCCCGGCCTTCGCCGGTGTCATCGCCGACGAGGGCACCGAGGAGCAGCTGAAGGTCGCCCAGCGGATGACCGACCGCCTGTGGGGCTCGACCATGGTCCTCACCGAGCCCGACGCGGGCTCCGACGTGGGCGCCGGCCGCACCAAGGCGATCAAGCAGGAGGACGGCTCCTGGCACATCGAGGGCGTGAAGCGCTTCATCACCTCCGGTGAGCACGACATGGCCGAGAACATCATCCACCTGGTGCTGGCCCGCCCCGAGGGCGGCAAGCCGGGCACCAAGGGCCTGGGCCTCTACATCGTCCCCAAGTTCGACTTCGACTGGGAGACCGGCGAGCTGGGCGAGCGCAACGGCGTCTACGCCACCAACGTCGAGCACAAGATGGGCCTCAAGGCCTCGAACACCTGCGAGATGACCTTCGGCGCCAAGCACCCGGCCAAGGGCTGGCTGGTCGGCGAGAAGATCGACGGCATCCGCCAGATGTTCAAGATCATCGAGTTCGCCCGCATGATGGTCGGCACGAAGGCCATCGCCACCCTCTCCACCGGCTACCTGAACGCGCTGGACTACGCCAAGCAGCGCGTCCAGGGCGCCGACATCGCCAACTTCCTGGACAAGACCGCGCCGCGCGTCACCATCACGCACCACCCGGACGTGCGCCGCTCGCTGCTCACCCAGAAGGCCTACGCCGAGGGCATGCGCGCCCTGGTCCTCTACACCGCCTCGGTGCAGGACGACATGGCCGCCGCCCGCCTGCGCGGTGAGAAGGACGAGGCCGCCGAGCGCCTGAACGACCTGCTGCTGCCGATCGTCAAGGGCTACGGCTCCGAGAAGTCCTACGAGCAGCTGGCCCAGTCGCTGCAGACCTTCGGCGGCTCCGGCTACCTGCAGGAGTACCCGATCGAGCAGTACATCCGGGACGCCAAGATCGACACCCTCTACGAGGGCACCACGGCGATCCAGGGCCAGGACTACTTCTTCCGCAAGATCGTGAAGGACGGCGGCCAGGCGCTGACCGCGGTCTCCGAGCAGATCCAGAAGTTCCTGGCGGCCGGCGAGGGCGGCGAGGCGCTCGCCGCCGAGCGCGAGTTCCTGGCCAAGGCGGCCGGCGACCTGGAGGCGATCGTCGGCAAGCTGCTGGCCGACCTCTCCTCGGTCGAGCAGGACGTCAAGAACATGTACAAGGTGGGCCTCAACACCACCCGCCTGCTGATGGTCTCCGGCGACGTGGTGGTCGGCTGGCTGCTGCTGCGCCAGGCCGTCGTGGCGCTCGCCAAGATCGAGGCCGGCGCCACCGGCAAGGACCTCGCCTTCTACCAGGGCAAGGTGGCCGGCGCCCGGTTCTTCGCCCGCAACATCCTGCCGACCGTCGCCTCGCAGCGGCTGATCGCCGAGGGCATCGACCTGGACGTCATGGAGCTGGCCGAGGACGCCTTCTGA
- a CDS encoding SseB family protein has translation MYGYEQSASGGYPGDPYQQAGQQGMGGGYGQQGYGAQAGPGMAAGGYGDQAQSAGQSLYPEPSPPSLADAVRAFTTGSMPVEDFQAIFITSKVHCPRGDRPGFLALHNTPTPVIPMFSSLKELRRYAGKESKYFTVSGAEVLDLLPTGYGFALDMEGEHRMVFDAKAVEQMVDFTMRRMYG, from the coding sequence GTGTACGGCTACGAGCAGAGCGCCAGCGGCGGCTACCCGGGCGACCCCTACCAGCAGGCGGGCCAGCAGGGCATGGGCGGCGGGTACGGACAGCAGGGGTACGGCGCGCAGGCCGGCCCCGGCATGGCCGCCGGAGGATACGGCGACCAGGCGCAGTCCGCCGGCCAGTCGCTCTACCCCGAACCCTCGCCGCCCTCGCTCGCCGACGCGGTGCGCGCCTTCACCACCGGCTCGATGCCGGTCGAGGACTTCCAGGCGATCTTCATCACCTCCAAGGTGCACTGCCCGCGCGGCGACCGCCCCGGCTTCCTGGCGCTGCACAACACGCCCACCCCGGTGATCCCGATGTTCAGCTCGCTCAAGGAGCTGCGCCGGTACGCGGGCAAGGAGTCCAAGTACTTCACCGTCTCCGGCGCCGAGGTGCTGGACCTGCTGCCGACCGGCTACGGCTTCGCGCTCGACATGGAGGGCGAGCACCGGATGGTGTTCGACGCCAAGGCCGTGGAGCAGATGGTGGACTTCACCATGCGGCGGATGTACGGCTGA
- a CDS encoding pirin family protein, with protein sequence MPAVTVENPLVLPRIAAPAEAATPRPALAVSTAIEGFEGEGFPVRRAFAKINQKYLDPFIMMDQMGEVDYAAGEPKGTPWHPHRGFETVTYIIDGTFVHQDSHGGGGVITDGDTQWMTAGSGLLHIETPPESLVLSGGLFHGLQLWVNLPASDKMIAPKYQDIRGGSVKLLASPDGGALVRLIAGEIGGHQGPGATHTPITMIHVSVNPGAQVTLPWRADFNALAYGLAGSGSAGEEHRPFHMGQAVVFGEGDTLTIRADDKQPDSRSANFEVVLLGGLPIREPVAWYGPFVMNSHTELQQAMDDFQAGRLGTIPANPHLPG encoded by the coding sequence ATGCCAGCCGTGACCGTAGAGAACCCGCTCGTCCTGCCGCGCATCGCGGCTCCCGCCGAAGCTGCCACGCCCCGCCCCGCGCTGGCCGTCTCCACTGCCATCGAGGGCTTCGAGGGCGAGGGCTTCCCCGTCCGCCGGGCGTTCGCCAAGATCAACCAGAAGTACCTCGACCCGTTCATCATGATGGACCAGATGGGCGAGGTGGATTACGCGGCCGGCGAGCCGAAGGGGACCCCCTGGCACCCGCACCGCGGCTTCGAGACCGTCACCTACATCATCGACGGCACCTTCGTGCACCAGGACTCGCACGGCGGCGGCGGCGTGATCACCGACGGCGACACCCAGTGGATGACGGCCGGCTCCGGCCTGCTGCACATCGAGACCCCGCCGGAGTCCCTGGTGCTGTCCGGCGGCCTCTTCCACGGGCTGCAGCTCTGGGTGAACCTGCCGGCCTCCGACAAGATGATCGCGCCCAAGTACCAGGACATCCGCGGCGGCAGCGTCAAGCTGCTCGCCTCCCCGGACGGCGGCGCGCTGGTCCGGCTGATCGCCGGTGAGATCGGCGGCCACCAGGGCCCCGGCGCCACCCACACCCCGATCACCATGATCCACGTCTCGGTGAACCCGGGCGCCCAGGTCACCCTGCCCTGGCGCGCCGACTTCAACGCACTCGCCTACGGCCTGGCCGGCAGCGGCTCGGCCGGCGAGGAGCACCGCCCCTTCCACATGGGCCAGGCCGTGGTGTTCGGCGAGGGCGACACGCTCACCATCCGCGCCGACGACAAGCAGCCGGACTCCCGCAGCGCCAACTTCGAGGTGGTGCTGCTCGGCGGCCTGCCGATCCGCGAACCGGTCGCCTGGTACGGGCCGTTCGTGATGAACAGCCACACCGAGCTCCAGCAGGCCATGGACGACTTCCAGGCCGGCCGCCTCGGCACCATCCCCGCCAACCCGCACCTGCCGGGCTGA
- a CDS encoding permease: protein MHALLHALSITGSMTWEITWALILGFLLSAVVQAVVRKSTVIRLLGDDRPRTLAIASALGAASSSCSYAAVALARSLFRKGADFTAAMAFEIASTNLVVELGVILALLMGWQFTAAEFVGGPIMIIALAVLFRLFLRDKLLREAREQADRGLAGSMEGHAAMDMSVQGEGSFTRRLFSRDGFTATAHVFVMEWAAILKDLVIGLLVAGAIAAWVPDSFWQAFFFAHHPLAAKLWGPLIGPVVAMISFVCSIGNVPLAVVLWKGGISFGGVVAFIFADLLILPILNIYRKYYGRRMAYFLLATFYAAMVLAGYLVELLFGGLGLIPDQRDATIPMEGISWNYTSWLNIAFLLLAAVLVIRFFRTGGMAMMHMMGGGPDDHAGHGHEGHEGHAGHGGHAGHAGHDGHDAHEGHGGHEGHGDHSAHAGHDHGAHGDHGDHQHH, encoded by the coding sequence ATGCACGCGCTACTGCACGCACTGTCCATCACCGGGTCGATGACCTGGGAGATCACCTGGGCGCTGATCCTGGGCTTCCTGCTGTCCGCCGTGGTCCAGGCGGTGGTGCGCAAGTCCACGGTGATCCGGCTGCTCGGTGACGACCGCCCCCGCACCCTGGCGATCGCCTCCGCCCTCGGCGCGGCCTCCTCGTCCTGCTCCTACGCGGCCGTCGCGCTCGCCCGCTCGCTGTTCCGCAAGGGCGCCGACTTCACCGCCGCCATGGCCTTCGAGATCGCCTCCACCAACCTGGTGGTCGAACTCGGCGTCATCCTGGCCCTGTTGATGGGATGGCAGTTCACCGCGGCGGAGTTCGTCGGCGGCCCGATCATGATCATCGCGCTGGCCGTGCTGTTCCGGCTCTTCCTGCGGGACAAGTTGCTACGCGAGGCCCGCGAGCAGGCGGACCGCGGGCTGGCCGGTTCGATGGAGGGCCACGCGGCGATGGACATGTCCGTCCAGGGCGAGGGCTCCTTCACCCGGCGGCTGTTCTCCCGCGACGGGTTCACCGCCACCGCCCATGTGTTCGTCATGGAGTGGGCCGCCATCCTCAAGGACCTGGTGATCGGCCTGCTGGTGGCCGGTGCGATCGCCGCCTGGGTGCCGGACTCCTTCTGGCAGGCGTTCTTCTTCGCCCACCACCCGCTGGCGGCCAAGCTCTGGGGACCGCTGATCGGCCCGGTGGTGGCGATGATCTCGTTCGTCTGCTCGATCGGGAACGTGCCGCTGGCGGTGGTCCTCTGGAAGGGCGGCATCAGCTTCGGCGGCGTGGTCGCGTTCATCTTCGCCGACCTGCTGATCCTGCCGATCCTGAACATCTACCGGAAGTACTACGGCCGGCGGATGGCCTACTTCCTGCTGGCCACCTTCTACGCCGCCATGGTCCTCGCCGGCTACCTGGTGGAGCTCCTCTTCGGCGGCCTCGGCCTGATCCCCGACCAGCGCGACGCCACCATCCCGATGGAGGGCATCTCCTGGAACTACACCAGCTGGCTCAACATCGCCTTCCTGCTGCTGGCCGCCGTGCTGGTGATCCGCTTCTTCCGCACCGGGGGGATGGCGATGATGCACATGATGGGCGGCGGGCCGGATGACCACGCGGGGCACGGGCACGAAGGGCACGAGGGGCACGCGGGCCACGGAGGGCACGCGGGGCACGCAGGGCATGACGGCCACGACGCGCACGAAGGGCACGGGGGGCACGAGGGCCACGGGGACCACAGCGCGCACGCGGGTCACGACCACGGTGCGCACGGGGACCACGGGGACCACCAGCACCACTGA
- a CDS encoding BlaI/MecI/CopY family transcriptional regulator, producing MGVPEPATPEGRAKGELEAAILAVLHRAAPAALTPGEVQERLTGPLAYTTVVTTLSRLHGKGLLRREKRGRAYAYTPVADESGLAARQMRKVLDGRSDREAVLTHFVDELSDDDEELLRRLLDLGG from the coding sequence ATGGGCGTACCCGAACCCGCCACGCCCGAGGGCCGGGCCAAGGGCGAACTGGAGGCCGCGATCCTCGCAGTCCTGCACCGGGCCGCCCCCGCCGCGCTGACCCCCGGTGAGGTGCAGGAACGCCTCACCGGACCGCTCGCCTACACCACCGTCGTCACCACCCTGTCCCGCCTGCACGGCAAGGGCCTGCTGAGACGCGAGAAGCGCGGCCGGGCCTACGCCTACACACCGGTGGCCGACGAATCCGGCCTCGCCGCCCGCCAGATGCGCAAGGTGCTGGACGGCCGCAGCGACCGCGAGGCGGTGCTCACCCACTTCGTCGACGAGCTGTCCGACGACGACGAGGAGCTGCTGCGCCGGCTGCTGGACCTCGGCGGCTAG
- a CDS encoding M56 family metallopeptidase, translated as MHVAVYLPLLFPFLAALVARPVGERLPPRRATWLLTAGALVLATASTAALGMLAVTGLIRFPLLARLPHHHWSALAAQHHDPAPFSTALLAGTLAAAVTVLAGRMLWRRARTLAQAATDAACLPGRDQLVVLDDPTAEAYAIPGRPGRIVISTGMLAALDPAEHQILLAHERAHLTHRHHLFVACAQLAAAANPLLRPLAHTVGYTVERWADETAGAAVGDRARVARAIGKAALATRRTADAPGRRPAAALGIMGRLRPAPLPGPVPRRVTALLAPAPRRHTWSALALGALAVAAALCALEAGLDLDALLDFVKRAAPAAAPTDPPLPPNANSRHGHRSSGPTPPAAARRRPRSG; from the coding sequence GTGCACGTCGCCGTCTACCTACCGCTGCTCTTCCCGTTCCTGGCCGCTCTGGTCGCCCGCCCCGTCGGCGAGCGCCTGCCACCCCGCCGGGCCACCTGGCTGCTGACCGCCGGCGCCCTGGTGCTCGCCACCGCCAGCACCGCGGCCCTGGGCATGCTCGCCGTCACCGGACTGATCCGGTTCCCGCTGCTCGCCCGGCTCCCCCACCACCACTGGTCGGCGCTCGCCGCCCAGCACCACGACCCCGCCCCGTTCTCCACCGCCCTGCTCGCCGGCACCCTGGCCGCCGCCGTGACCGTGCTCGCCGGCCGGATGCTCTGGCGGCGCGCCCGCACCCTGGCCCAGGCGGCGACCGATGCCGCTTGCCTGCCCGGCCGCGACCAGCTGGTCGTCCTCGACGACCCCACCGCCGAGGCCTATGCGATCCCCGGCCGCCCCGGCCGGATCGTGATCTCCACCGGCATGCTGGCGGCCCTCGACCCGGCCGAACACCAGATCCTGCTGGCCCACGAGCGCGCCCACCTGACCCACCGCCACCACCTCTTCGTGGCCTGCGCCCAACTGGCGGCCGCCGCCAACCCGTTGCTGCGCCCGCTGGCCCACACCGTCGGCTACACCGTCGAACGCTGGGCCGACGAGACCGCGGGGGCGGCGGTCGGCGACCGCGCCCGCGTCGCCCGCGCCATCGGCAAGGCCGCCCTCGCCACCCGCCGCACCGCCGATGCTCCTGGCCGCCGCCCCGCCGCCGCCCTGGGCATCATGGGCCGCCTGCGCCCCGCCCCGCTCCCGGGCCCCGTCCCCCGCCGCGTCACCGCCCTGCTCGCCCCGGCGCCGCGCCGCCATACCTGGTCGGCGCTGGCACTTGGGGCATTGGCGGTGGCCGCGGCACTCTGCGCGCTGGAGGCCGGGCTCGACCTGGACGCCCTGCTCGACTTCGTCAAACGAGCGGCCCCGGCGGCGGCACCCACTGACCCACCGCTGCCGCCAAACGCCAACTCCCGCCACGGCCACCGGAGCTCAGGTCCTACGCCCCCTGCAGCCGCGCGCCGCCGTCCACGATCAGGCTGA